In Trifolium pratense cultivar HEN17-A07 linkage group LG7, ARS_RC_1.1, whole genome shotgun sequence, a genomic segment contains:
- the LOC123898747 gene encoding two-component response regulator-like APRR5, which produces MNAHSNSNNIIPFSTPFLLPSQDHSVLEFDSLHDTLSQINNSDLSSGYSSYGGSPSPSTPISLMQRSISSHSLHHNNGTRHHPFSAFFAELLESDNTPVRKVCSTGDLQRINGMQHNHHHVDSPLSSESSMIIEGMSRVCPYSPEEKKVRIERYKTKRNQRNFNKKIKYVCRKTLADRRPRIRGRFARNDKIDKTAKVEWSHIGGGEEEDQEDENWINIFDSIVAANLDHDEFEGSSSFGLLY; this is translated from the exons ATGAATGCACACTCCAATTCCAACAATATTATTCCATTCTCAACACCCTTTCTTCTTCCCTCTCAAGACCACTCTGTCCTCGAGTTCGACTCGCTCCACGACACTCTATCTCAAATCAACAACTCGGATTTGAGCAGTGGTTATAGCAGCTATGGTGGATCACCTTCACCAAGTACTCCTATCAGCTTGATGCAGAGGAGTATTAGTAGTCATTCCCTTCACCACAATAATGGGACTCGCCATCATCCCTTTTCTGCTTTTTTTGCTGAATTGCTCGAATCAGACAATACTCCGGTGAGGAAAGTTTGCAGTACCGGCGACCTGCAG AGGATTAATGGAATGcaacataatcatcatcatgTGGATAGTCCACTGTCTAGTGAAAGTAGTATGATCATAGAAGGTATGAGCAGAGTTTGTCCATATAGCCCAGAAGAGAAGAAAGTCAGAATTGAAAGATACAAAACAAAGAGAAATCAGAGGAACTTCAACAAGAAAATTAAG TATGTTTGCAGGAAGACATTGGCAGACAGGAGGCCACGAATCAGAGGACGGTTTGCAAGGAATGATAAAATTGATAAGACCGCGAAAGTTGAGTGGAGCCACATTGGTGGTGGAGAGGAAGAGGATCAAGAAGATGAGAATTGGATCAATATCTTTGATTCCATAGTTGCTGCAAATCTTGATCATGATGAGTTTGAAGGCAGTTCCTCCTTTGGTCTATTGTATTAG